Proteins found in one Brevibacillus brevis genomic segment:
- a CDS encoding mismatch-specific DNA-glycosylase: MVEFTEKWLPTYIRRDLAVLFCGINPGRISARTGFHYANPANLFWRGLYEGGLTPHKLLPEETATLLDYNYGITDLVSRPTRSATDLRNEDFAAGAELFVQMIQTYRPRVICFNGITAFRHATGQKKQAISLGLQPIRYFGTEDWSGSYVFVVPSTSGANASFTREERIAKFTELSHFLREMNWHPLPSPAK; encoded by the coding sequence TTGGTCGAGTTCACAGAAAAATGGTTGCCTACATACATACGCCGCGATTTGGCAGTCTTATTTTGCGGGATCAATCCAGGGCGTATATCAGCTAGGACGGGTTTTCACTACGCCAATCCAGCCAACCTGTTTTGGCGCGGATTGTACGAAGGAGGCCTGACACCTCACAAGCTCTTGCCAGAGGAAACTGCTACCCTCTTAGACTACAACTATGGTATTACCGATCTGGTCTCACGCCCTACCCGCTCCGCAACAGACCTGCGCAATGAGGATTTTGCTGCAGGGGCAGAGCTGTTCGTCCAAATGATCCAGACTTACCGGCCTCGTGTCATCTGTTTTAATGGCATTACTGCTTTTCGTCACGCGACTGGACAAAAAAAACAAGCAATTTCACTGGGGCTTCAGCCAATCAGGTACTTTGGGACAGAAGATTGGTCAGGCAGCTATGTGTTTGTCGTCCCGTCTACAAGTGGGGCTAACGCATCTTTTACACGTGAGGAACGAATCGCCAAGTTTACTGAGCTGAGTCATTTTTTACGCGAAATGAATTGGCACCCTCTTCCCTCTCCTGCTAAGTAG
- a CDS encoding MFS transporter — MRALLLVVLFLVAFDMHAQTPLLAPYLNVLGVSAAMIGFVLGGYAISNLTGNLLAGPFLDRYPKKWFIAGGLILAGVMLIGQGIVQNTAGFFTFRLMLGFLMAFVSPACSALLGETGKTALEQGEIMGKKGLVLTSAGIVSPAVGSFLAVQFGYGQSFVILGYMMMIAGVFAWMMLPDRVEGSVPSTPRMKGGGKQSLTAILENRMLYPAFLGGFAIIYAQGTIIYEVPLLIQRQGMSPAVTGILFSLKGLGALAILCQFWLHRVPVETRAFAGLGVLSLLLYALAIGLAIPIHVMMFFFGACFGMLFPAFATVLTVHSPRELYGSVFSIYSAVLSIGAVLSPILAGLLGNWHHSYFIAFFVTAGVCLIGGLHRFLLSGVPR; from the coding sequence TTGAGAGCTCTCCTGTTAGTGGTTTTGTTTCTTGTTGCCTTTGACATGCACGCGCAGACGCCACTTCTTGCGCCGTATTTAAACGTATTGGGTGTATCCGCTGCGATGATTGGTTTCGTGCTCGGGGGATATGCGATCAGCAACTTGACAGGCAACCTGCTCGCAGGACCTTTTCTCGATCGCTATCCGAAAAAATGGTTTATCGCAGGTGGATTGATTTTGGCTGGTGTGATGCTGATTGGTCAAGGCATTGTGCAAAATACCGCGGGTTTCTTTACCTTTCGGCTGATGCTCGGGTTTTTGATGGCGTTTGTTTCTCCTGCTTGTTCTGCACTGCTCGGAGAAACAGGGAAGACGGCACTTGAGCAGGGCGAGATCATGGGAAAAAAGGGATTGGTCCTTACCTCGGCAGGTATCGTATCCCCGGCAGTCGGTAGCTTTTTGGCGGTGCAGTTTGGTTATGGTCAATCATTTGTGATTCTGGGTTACATGATGATGATTGCTGGCGTTTTCGCTTGGATGATGCTGCCCGATAGAGTAGAGGGAAGCGTGCCGTCAACGCCAAGGATGAAAGGTGGGGGCAAGCAGAGCCTAACCGCCATCCTGGAAAATCGAATGCTGTATCCAGCGTTTCTTGGGGGATTTGCGATCATTTACGCACAAGGAACGATCATCTATGAAGTGCCTTTGCTCATCCAAAGACAGGGGATGTCCCCGGCCGTTACGGGGATATTATTCAGCTTGAAAGGGTTGGGAGCACTTGCGATTTTATGCCAGTTTTGGCTGCATCGCGTCCCTGTTGAGACGAGAGCGTTTGCCGGATTGGGTGTGCTCAGCCTTCTTCTGTACGCCCTGGCAATCGGGCTGGCGATTCCGATTCACGTCATGATGTTTTTCTTCGGTGCATGCTTTGGGATGCTGTTCCCTGCTTTTGCAACCGTTTTGACAGTACATTCACCCCGAGAGTTATACGGGAGTGTGTTTAGTATTTACTCGGCGGTTTTGTCAATCGGAGCGGTATTGAGCCCAATATTGGCAGGCTTGCTGGGGAATTGGCACCATTCCTACTTCATTGCGTTTTTTGTAACCGCGGGTGTCTGTCTGATCGGGGGACTGCATCGATTCTTGTTAAGCGGGGTTCCACGCTAG
- a CDS encoding peptide chain release factor 3, with amino-acid sequence MSQSNPQWENEIAKRRTFAIISHPDAGKTTMTEKLLYYGGAIREAGMVKGRKNSKHATSDWMEIEKKRGISVTSSAMDFEYNGHHINILDTPGHQDFSEDTYRTLTAADAAVMIIDVAKGVEAQTIKLFKVCRMRGIPIFTFVNKLDRHGKDPFELLEEIERVLGIRSYPMNWPIGMGSYFSGVFDRMKSRVELYQNNTQHEEISFFPVEGAEDPLIGDRVGQELWQQLQDEISLLDVAGDEYDPELINKGQLTPVFFGSAINNFGVQTFLDNFLQMAPAPSAKKSTEGLIDPYTNAFSGFIFKIQANMNPAHRDRIAFLRICSGKFERGMSVKHVRLGKDIKLAQPVQFMAQDREIVEESFAGDVIGLFDPGIFQIGDTLCVGKSFEYEEMPHFSPEFFSKVMVKDAMKHKQFQKGIMQLTEEGTVQLFRTHPMEELILGVVGVLQFEVLEYRLKAEYGVDIMLTRMPYQIARWLEGEKADLDAVKNRTVSDRYGRPVMLFESEYQLRVAMDKYSNIKFHESSLGLKTVHS; translated from the coding sequence ATGAGTCAATCCAATCCCCAATGGGAAAATGAGATAGCAAAACGCCGTACCTTCGCCATCATCTCCCACCCGGATGCGGGTAAAACGACAATGACGGAAAAGCTGCTCTACTACGGCGGAGCCATCCGTGAAGCAGGGATGGTCAAAGGGCGCAAAAATTCCAAGCATGCCACCTCCGACTGGATGGAGATCGAGAAAAAGCGTGGAATCTCCGTTACGTCCAGTGCGATGGATTTCGAATACAACGGACACCACATCAACATTTTGGATACACCTGGTCACCAGGACTTCAGTGAAGATACGTACCGTACGCTGACGGCTGCTGACGCTGCTGTGATGATTATCGACGTAGCAAAAGGGGTAGAGGCACAGACTATCAAGCTGTTCAAGGTCTGTCGGATGCGGGGTATTCCGATCTTTACGTTCGTGAACAAGCTGGACCGTCACGGTAAAGATCCATTCGAGCTCTTGGAAGAAATTGAGCGTGTACTGGGTATTCGTTCTTATCCGATGAACTGGCCGATTGGGATGGGCAGCTATTTCAGCGGCGTATTTGACCGTATGAAGTCTCGTGTCGAGCTGTATCAAAACAATACACAGCACGAGGAAATTTCCTTTTTCCCTGTTGAGGGAGCAGAAGATCCATTGATCGGTGATCGTGTTGGTCAAGAACTGTGGCAGCAATTGCAGGACGAAATCTCTCTGCTGGATGTTGCGGGAGATGAATACGATCCTGAACTGATCAACAAAGGGCAACTGACGCCTGTTTTCTTCGGTAGTGCCATCAATAACTTCGGTGTACAAACATTCCTGGACAACTTCCTGCAAATGGCGCCAGCACCTTCCGCGAAGAAGAGTACAGAAGGCTTGATCGATCCGTATACGAACGCGTTCTCCGGCTTCATTTTCAAAATCCAAGCCAATATGAACCCAGCTCACCGAGATCGCATCGCTTTCTTGCGTATTTGCTCCGGCAAGTTTGAGCGGGGAATGTCAGTCAAGCACGTCCGTCTTGGCAAAGACATCAAATTGGCGCAGCCGGTACAGTTTATGGCACAGGACCGCGAAATAGTCGAAGAATCGTTCGCGGGAGATGTCATCGGTCTTTTTGACCCGGGCATTTTTCAGATCGGCGATACACTCTGTGTCGGAAAATCATTTGAGTACGAAGAAATGCCGCACTTCTCGCCAGAGTTTTTCTCCAAGGTGATGGTGAAGGACGCGATGAAGCACAAGCAATTCCAAAAAGGAATCATGCAGTTGACCGAGGAAGGAACGGTGCAATTATTCCGTACCCATCCGATGGAAGAGCTGATTCTTGGCGTGGTAGGTGTGCTGCAGTTCGAGGTACTTGAATACCGTTTGAAAGCCGAGTACGGGGTAGACATCATGCTGACTCGTATGCCGTATCAAATCGCTCGCTGGCTCGAAGGGGAGAAAGCAGACCTCGATGCTGTGAAGAACCGAACCGTTTCCGACCGTTATGGCCGTCCGGTTATGCTGTTTGAGAGCGAGTACCAGCTGCGTGTCGCGATGGATAAGTACTCGAATATCAAGTTCCACGAGAGTTCTCTCGGTTTGAAAACTGTTCATTCTTAA
- a CDS encoding phosphotransferase → MDDLIKKIQIKYDMTVLHHKTIRDTPKSLVIYLETSNGKFIGKASPLQKERLHFILDAEAHLRKKDVLIPDIQRTKNNKRYITHKENLFVLHQRLSWPNIAYNSPIRMERIGSVLGKFHMRSLGFSSKHGNLYNGAEKWTVEYKTDLAALEKWELQYAGKNDQKYAVIAEYLPFFKQAGITAKEHLISSPYFSKWKREPLTNHFLCHGDFNNGNLLVSNQRIAIIDWEDVRYDFPSKDIARVLSLAMRKNDQWNEELFSHILRGYLQENPLSMEQLHLLFVDLTFPHIIERFLRKKLYAQMDLAEIQQFCNREALKTAFMLNEMKAHVY, encoded by the coding sequence GTGGACGACCTCATCAAAAAAATCCAGATCAAATACGATATGACTGTTTTGCATCACAAGACCATTCGGGATACACCCAAATCACTCGTCATTTACTTGGAAACATCCAATGGCAAATTCATTGGAAAAGCTTCCCCTCTGCAAAAGGAACGTTTACATTTCATCCTGGATGCTGAAGCGCATTTGCGGAAAAAAGACGTACTCATCCCCGACATTCAACGAACCAAAAATAATAAGCGTTACATAACTCATAAGGAAAATCTTTTCGTTCTCCATCAAAGGCTATCCTGGCCAAATATCGCGTATAACTCCCCTATTCGAATGGAACGGATCGGCTCGGTATTGGGCAAATTTCATATGAGGTCGCTCGGTTTTTCTTCCAAGCATGGCAACCTTTATAATGGCGCAGAAAAATGGACCGTGGAGTACAAGACAGATTTAGCTGCCCTTGAGAAGTGGGAGCTTCAATATGCCGGGAAGAATGATCAAAAATACGCTGTGATCGCGGAATACCTTCCTTTTTTTAAACAAGCCGGGATCACAGCAAAGGAACATTTGATATCCTCTCCATACTTTTCGAAATGGAAAAGGGAACCCTTAACCAACCATTTTCTCTGTCATGGAGATTTTAATAATGGGAATTTGCTCGTCAGTAATCAAAGAATTGCGATCATTGACTGGGAGGACGTTCGTTACGATTTTCCGTCCAAAGACATTGCCCGTGTTCTATCCCTTGCTATGCGAAAAAATGACCAGTGGAACGAGGAATTGTTCTCTCATATATTGCGTGGCTATCTCCAAGAAAATCCCCTTTCGATGGAGCAACTGCATTTGCTCTTTGTCGATCTCACTTTCCCGCATATCATTGAACGTTTTTTACGCAAAAAGCTGTATGCCCAGATGGACCTTGCGGAGATTCAACAGTTTTGCAATCGGGAAGCTCTCAAGACCGCCTTTATGCTAAACGAAATGAAGGCCCATGTGTATTAG
- a CDS encoding M24 family metallopeptidase has protein sequence MQERLEKLHAYMESRKLDALIMTHPKNVYYFTGFLTEPHERFMALVLVKGESPFLFVPLLDGEKAREACPAIMIYTHDDSQDALTVLQQLLPTPLSHIGVEKNHLTAKTYESLVSIVHATEAVDVGELLSNIRVSKDASEIATIKRAIWVMEESLRRTLPLISVGMTELDVVAELEYQMKKLKAQGPSFSTIVLAGEKSALPHGDPGEHAIQAGEVLLIDAGVYVDGYVSDLTRTFAVGQIGSELLDMYDTVLQANLAGIQAVRPGAPIAEVDRTARAVIGDRGYGEFFINRVGHGIGLELHEAPYVHSQAAGELIPGMVFTIEPGIYNTKIGGIRIEDNVLVTKDGVEVLTSFPKEMQIIG, from the coding sequence ATGCAAGAAAGATTGGAAAAGCTGCACGCGTACATGGAAAGCAGGAAATTGGACGCATTGATTATGACGCATCCCAAAAACGTGTACTATTTTACCGGATTTTTGACGGAGCCACATGAACGGTTTATGGCCCTCGTTTTGGTGAAAGGTGAGTCCCCCTTCCTCTTCGTTCCACTGCTGGACGGTGAAAAAGCACGGGAGGCTTGTCCAGCCATTATGATTTACACGCATGATGATTCACAGGATGCACTGACTGTGCTTCAGCAGCTGCTTCCAACTCCCCTCTCTCACATTGGTGTGGAGAAGAACCATTTGACAGCGAAAACATATGAGTCGCTTGTCTCGATCGTGCACGCTACAGAAGCAGTCGATGTCGGAGAACTGCTGTCCAATATACGTGTGTCCAAGGATGCATCTGAAATCGCTACCATCAAGCGGGCAATTTGGGTGATGGAGGAATCCCTACGCCGTACGCTCCCTCTGATATCCGTAGGGATGACGGAACTGGACGTCGTAGCAGAACTGGAATACCAAATGAAAAAGCTAAAAGCCCAAGGCCCTTCCTTTTCAACGATTGTACTGGCGGGAGAAAAATCAGCACTGCCCCATGGTGACCCAGGAGAACATGCGATTCAGGCAGGAGAAGTTTTGTTGATTGACGCAGGGGTCTATGTCGATGGGTATGTATCGGATCTGACTCGTACTTTTGCAGTTGGTCAAATAGGGTCAGAATTGCTAGACATGTACGATACGGTCTTGCAAGCGAATCTGGCCGGGATACAGGCCGTTCGACCAGGAGCTCCGATCGCAGAGGTTGACCGAACTGCACGAGCTGTCATTGGGGACCGGGGCTATGGAGAATTTTTCATCAATCGTGTCGGGCACGGAATCGGACTAGAGCTACATGAAGCTCCTTACGTTCATAGCCAAGCAGCAGGAGAGCTCATCCCGGGCATGGTTTTCACGATTGAACCAGGCATTTATAACACGAAGATCGGTGGCATCCGCATCGAAGACAATGTGCTCGTCACGAAGGATGGCGTAGAAGTATTGACGTCGTTTCCCAAAGAAATGCAAATTATTGGATAA
- a CDS encoding carboxypeptidase M32 encodes MSTTVETRAAEFRDYVKKITSYTQALNVLYWDKATQAPRNGMDARSEIIGTLAGEQFKLATSKEMEALLTELSEPSVLETLDEITRHSVLECKKEFDRNKKIPADRHQEYVVLTAKAETVWEEARANNDFSMFQPYLEKIVNFQLEFIEYWGHDGKNKYNTLLDMYEPGMTVDQLDPIFATLREKTVKLVKAIADSPNKPDTSFLTKNFPVADQEAFSRYILEKIGYDFTSGRMDRSAHPFCTTFNPGDVRITTRYAENDFNSALFSCIHEAGHAMYEQNINPELLFTPLCDGTSMGIHESQSRYWENMVGRSLPFWNHFFADLQKAFPTQFEGVSVEDLHRAVNAVTPSFIRTEADELTYNLHVMIRYEIEKGLINQTIQVADLPKIWNEKMKEYLGVEPPTDTLGVLQDVHWSGGMIGYFPTYSLGNVYAAQFVHVMENEINGYEELIANGDFAPIREWLKEKIHQYGKMKSPRELVQAITGEGTNATYLMNYLEKKYTDVYKL; translated from the coding sequence ATGTCAACGACTGTGGAAACACGTGCGGCCGAATTCCGTGACTATGTGAAGAAAATAACCAGCTACACGCAAGCACTGAACGTTCTTTATTGGGACAAGGCTACACAAGCTCCTCGCAATGGAATGGATGCCCGTTCCGAAATCATCGGGACATTGGCAGGCGAGCAATTCAAGCTGGCGACGTCTAAAGAAATGGAAGCGCTTTTGACAGAGCTAAGTGAGCCATCTGTCCTCGAAACATTGGATGAAATTACCCGTCACAGTGTGCTGGAATGCAAAAAGGAATTTGACCGCAACAAGAAAATTCCTGCTGACAGGCATCAAGAGTACGTTGTACTGACCGCCAAGGCAGAAACAGTGTGGGAAGAAGCTCGTGCCAACAACGACTTTTCCATGTTCCAGCCGTACCTCGAGAAAATCGTGAACTTCCAGCTCGAGTTCATCGAATATTGGGGTCATGACGGCAAAAACAAATACAACACCCTCTTGGACATGTATGAGCCTGGCATGACTGTCGACCAGCTCGATCCGATCTTTGCTACCTTGCGTGAGAAAACCGTCAAGCTGGTAAAAGCGATCGCCGACTCTCCGAACAAGCCAGACACATCCTTCTTGACAAAAAACTTCCCAGTGGCAGACCAGGAAGCATTCAGCCGTTATATCCTCGAGAAAATCGGATACGACTTCACGTCTGGTCGCATGGATCGTAGTGCGCATCCGTTCTGCACCACCTTCAACCCTGGGGATGTTCGCATTACGACGCGCTACGCTGAAAATGATTTCAATTCTGCACTCTTCAGTTGTATTCACGAGGCTGGACACGCGATGTACGAGCAGAACATCAATCCAGAACTGCTGTTCACACCACTGTGCGATGGTACCTCCATGGGGATTCACGAGTCTCAATCCCGCTACTGGGAAAACATGGTCGGACGCAGTCTGCCATTCTGGAATCACTTTTTTGCGGACTTGCAAAAAGCGTTCCCTACCCAGTTCGAAGGAGTGTCTGTAGAAGATCTGCATCGTGCGGTTAACGCTGTTACTCCTTCCTTTATCCGGACAGAGGCAGATGAGTTGACGTACAACCTGCATGTCATGATCCGCTACGAAATCGAGAAAGGCTTGATCAATCAAACCATTCAGGTGGCTGATCTGCCAAAAATCTGGAACGAAAAAATGAAAGAATACCTGGGTGTCGAGCCACCGACAGATACATTGGGTGTGCTTCAGGATGTACACTGGTCAGGCGGAATGATCGGTTACTTCCCGACTTACTCGCTGGGTAATGTGTATGCGGCACAATTCGTCCACGTTATGGAGAATGAGATTAACGGTTACGAGGAGCTGATCGCGAATGGCGATTTCGCGCCGATCCGTGAGTGGCTCAAGGAAAAAATCCATCAGTACGGTAAAATGAAGAGCCCTCGTGAACTCGTTCAAGCGATTACTGGCGAAGGTACAAATGCTACTTACTTAATGAATTACCTCGAGAAAAAATACACAGACGTATACAAGCTGTAA
- a CDS encoding 3-ketoacyl-ACP reductase: protein MAIDLKGKTAFITGAGKGIGRAIAIALAKEGVHLGLLARSEESLKQVAKEVEAYGVKVATATADVSNYNAVTTAIASIKNELGQIDILINNAGVAKFGKFMELETSEWEQIIQVNLMGVYYVTRAVLPGMIEQNAGDIINISSTAGQKGAPLTSAYSASKFGVLGLTESLALEVRKHNIRVTALTPSTVATDLALDLGLTDGNPEKTMQPEDIAEFVVSQLKLNKRIFVKSAGLWSTNP from the coding sequence TTGGCTATCGATCTAAAAGGAAAAACCGCATTCATTACGGGTGCAGGTAAAGGTATTGGCCGCGCAATTGCGATCGCTCTCGCAAAGGAAGGCGTGCATCTCGGTCTCTTGGCTCGCTCTGAGGAAAGTCTGAAGCAAGTCGCCAAGGAAGTAGAAGCATACGGCGTCAAGGTAGCGACTGCGACCGCAGACGTCTCCAATTACAATGCTGTCACAACAGCTATTGCTTCTATCAAAAATGAACTGGGTCAGATTGATATCCTGATCAATAATGCGGGCGTTGCCAAATTCGGCAAGTTCATGGAGCTGGAAACAAGTGAATGGGAGCAAATCATCCAAGTTAACTTGATGGGTGTCTATTACGTGACTCGCGCGGTGCTCCCAGGTATGATTGAACAAAACGCCGGTGACATTATCAACATCTCTTCCACAGCAGGACAAAAAGGTGCTCCTCTTACCAGTGCGTACAGCGCATCCAAGTTCGGTGTTCTTGGTCTGACGGAGTCTTTGGCTCTTGAAGTACGCAAACACAATATCCGCGTCACGGCGCTGACTCCGAGTACGGTAGCTACCGATTTGGCTTTGGACTTGGGTCTGACAGACGGAAATCCTGAGAAGACGATGCAGCCTGAGGATATTGCTGAGTTCGTGGTTAGCCAGCTGAAACTGAACAAACGCATCTTTGTGAAATCCGCTGGACTGTGGTCCACCAATCCATAG
- a CDS encoding helix-turn-helix domain-containing protein, with protein MEHIYKKIRALRIQQELTLKDLSEKSGFSVSFLSQVERGNSSLAITSLQKIAECLGVPITYFFEVEKDVTYHTPIARRKTLQIEGSPVKYVRIGGNFPDRALEPLLNVLPPGQTKHVAFQHPGEEFYYVVKGCVTIVVDETEYHLDQGDTIHFPSSLLHTWYNPSTVEEAEILSVLTPVIFRT; from the coding sequence TTGGAGCACATCTACAAAAAAATACGAGCACTTCGTATTCAGCAGGAGCTTACTTTAAAGGATTTAAGCGAGAAATCGGGATTCTCCGTCAGTTTTTTATCACAGGTAGAGCGCGGCAATAGTTCGCTCGCGATTACTTCTCTGCAGAAAATTGCGGAATGTCTGGGTGTCCCCATTACGTACTTCTTTGAAGTCGAAAAAGATGTCACGTACCACACCCCCATTGCAAGGCGTAAAACGTTGCAGATTGAAGGGTCACCTGTGAAGTACGTTCGAATCGGTGGAAATTTCCCTGACAGAGCACTTGAGCCCCTCCTCAACGTGTTGCCACCCGGACAGACGAAGCATGTCGCCTTTCAGCATCCTGGGGAAGAGTTTTACTATGTCGTTAAAGGATGTGTCACCATCGTCGTCGACGAAACAGAATACCATCTCGATCAAGGAGACACAATTCACTTCCCTTCCTCTCTCCTTCATACGTGGTACAATCCTTCCACTGTTGAAGAAGCCGAGATCCTGTCCGTTTTGACACCTGTCATTTTTAGAACCTAA
- a CDS encoding GNAT family N-acetyltransferase — protein MKVLETDRLILRWQTAEDADFVLKLMNEPSWIRFIGDRGLRTTEDARNYILNGAVAMYESLGFGLYLAELKEGNVPIGLCGLIKRDSLEDVDIGFALLPAYWGKGYAYEAASAVLAHGKEVVGLKRIVAITNPDNASSANLLKKIGLQEKGMVTLPNATDEVRFFAIEF, from the coding sequence TTGAAAGTGCTGGAAACAGATCGTCTCATCCTCCGCTGGCAAACTGCCGAAGACGCAGATTTTGTCTTGAAACTCATGAATGAGCCTTCTTGGATTCGATTTATTGGCGATCGTGGTCTTCGTACGACGGAAGACGCCCGCAACTATATTTTGAATGGTGCTGTCGCGATGTACGAGAGTCTTGGCTTTGGTCTGTATTTGGCAGAGCTGAAGGAAGGAAATGTTCCGATCGGCTTATGTGGACTGATCAAGAGAGATTCGTTGGAGGATGTCGATATCGGCTTTGCCTTACTGCCCGCATACTGGGGCAAAGGCTACGCGTATGAGGCAGCCTCTGCTGTTCTTGCCCACGGAAAAGAAGTTGTCGGCTTAAAGCGCATCGTAGCAATCACTAACCCCGATAATGCATCTTCAGCCAACCTTCTAAAGAAAATCGGTCTGCAAGAGAAAGGAATGGTTACCCTTCCAAATGCTACGGATGAGGTCAGATTTTTTGCCATCGAGTTCTAG
- a CDS encoding bifunctional homocysteine S-methyltransferase/methylenetetrahydrofolate reductase encodes MELTTRKKDLRAYLKDHLLVGDGAMATQLHGLGVPVGVSFEELCLSNPRLVHEVHTSYYQAGARFLETNTYSANRDALSRYGLEHKVARINRLAVAIAREAAQDDAYVAGSIGSILAGRVKKKVLDEFRDQYEEQAIALLHAGVDGLILETFLDLEELLLAIEVIRPLTDVPVIAQLATLEVGRTRDGYALTDAFSELKAAGADVIGLNCRLGPAELLRSFENTVIPEDALLSVFPNAGRLGMTDGEYAFKSSPEYFGQSALRLREQGVRLIGGCCGTTPAHVKAIADALESLEPQARVNPTIVAGDRPTISVQNTREREKPSIVERVKTATTIIVEFDPPRDLDADQFLHGCCELHKAGADAITLADNSLATVRMSNMALGALMKSRHGIDPLLHLACRDRNLIGQQSHLMGLHALGIDQILVITGDPSRFGDLPGASSVFDVTSFDLIRMVKQLNEGVSFSGRPLKQKAQFIVGAAFNPNVRNMDAAVARLEKKVEAGADYIMTQPVYDAESIRNVYEATKHIGIPVFIGIMPLTSSRNAEFLHNEVPGIKLSTEALERMKKVQGEAARQEGIAIAKELVDTAVRYFNGIYLITPFNYYEMAAELISYTRQQSSLVKMAQA; translated from the coding sequence ATGGAGTTGACGACGAGAAAGAAAGATTTACGAGCCTACTTGAAAGACCACCTCCTAGTCGGAGATGGTGCAATGGCGACCCAGCTGCACGGGCTGGGCGTCCCAGTTGGCGTCAGCTTTGAAGAGCTGTGTTTGTCCAACCCTCGTTTGGTGCATGAAGTCCATACGTCTTACTACCAGGCGGGTGCACGTTTCCTAGAGACAAATACGTATTCTGCCAACCGAGATGCATTGAGCCGTTACGGTTTGGAGCATAAAGTAGCGAGGATTAACCGGCTTGCAGTCGCCATTGCAAGGGAAGCTGCACAGGATGATGCGTATGTAGCTGGCAGCATCGGATCTATTTTGGCTGGACGGGTGAAGAAAAAGGTATTGGATGAATTCCGTGACCAGTATGAGGAACAGGCAATCGCATTGTTGCATGCGGGCGTGGATGGACTGATTCTGGAGACGTTCCTCGATTTGGAGGAGCTGCTTCTGGCGATCGAGGTAATCCGCCCGCTCACAGATGTACCCGTAATCGCGCAGTTAGCCACTTTGGAAGTAGGGCGTACACGTGATGGCTACGCTTTGACAGATGCCTTTTCTGAGCTGAAAGCCGCGGGCGCTGACGTGATCGGACTAAACTGTCGCCTTGGTCCCGCTGAACTCTTACGCTCGTTTGAAAATACAGTGATTCCAGAAGATGCACTCTTATCTGTATTCCCGAATGCAGGGCGTCTGGGGATGACTGACGGAGAATACGCTTTTAAATCATCACCTGAATATTTTGGACAGAGTGCGCTTCGTTTGCGTGAGCAGGGGGTTCGGTTGATTGGCGGATGCTGCGGAACCACACCTGCACATGTGAAGGCGATTGCGGATGCACTTGAGTCACTGGAGCCGCAAGCGCGTGTAAACCCGACCATCGTAGCTGGAGATCGTCCTACGATTTCTGTGCAGAACACGAGGGAGAGGGAGAAACCGAGCATTGTCGAGCGCGTAAAAACCGCAACGACGATCATTGTCGAGTTTGATCCGCCACGTGATCTGGATGCAGACCAATTTCTCCACGGATGCTGCGAGCTGCACAAAGCAGGAGCGGACGCTATTACGCTGGCGGATAATTCGTTGGCGACAGTTCGGATGAGCAACATGGCACTCGGGGCACTCATGAAGAGCAGACATGGAATCGATCCACTCTTGCACCTTGCTTGCCGGGACCGCAATCTGATTGGGCAGCAATCGCACTTAATGGGGCTGCACGCTCTGGGGATCGATCAAATATTGGTGATTACTGGCGATCCATCACGCTTTGGGGACTTGCCGGGTGCCAGCTCGGTATTTGACGTGACCTCGTTTGATCTAATCCGCATGGTGAAGCAGTTGAACGAAGGTGTTTCGTTCTCAGGACGTCCGTTAAAGCAAAAAGCCCAGTTCATCGTAGGCGCCGCCTTTAATCCGAATGTCCGAAATATGGATGCTGCTGTTGCCCGATTGGAAAAGAAGGTCGAGGCAGGCGCGGATTACATTATGACGCAACCTGTGTACGATGCAGAGTCCATTCGGAATGTGTACGAGGCGACGAAGCATATCGGCATTCCTGTCTTTATCGGGATCATGCCGTTGACCAGCTCGCGTAATGCGGAGTTCCTGCATAATGAAGTGCCCGGAATCAAACTGTCGACAGAGGCTCTGGAACGGATGAAAAAGGTTCAGGGAGAAGCCGCCAGACAGGAAGGAATTGCAATCGCGAAGGAATTGGTCGACACGGCCGTTCGTTACTTCAATGGTATCTATCTGATTACACCGTTCAATTATTACGAGATGGCGGCAGAGCTCATTTCATATACACGCCAGCAAAGCTCTTTGGTGAAGATGGCCCAGGCTTAA